Proteins encoded together in one Myxococcales bacterium window:
- a CDS encoding radical SAM protein: MRALPVFDAPPNRRAEPRSVRLSLTDRCDLACVYCRPNKRDGYSEETLDLAAFTALLQGLYAGGVRRVRLTGGEPLLSPIVVDAVRALHEVGFDDVALTTNGTRLAKLAAPLHAAGLMRVNVSLDTLDPERFARLTRGGRLSTVLAGIEAMAALPFAETKLNVVVVRGENEDELEALARFAWDRGMTPRFLEIMGVGEGARIPHKLVPYAEQRARLSGLLEADHGAKDVDRGPARYVRARPEHGPRRIGFITGTTDTYCDGCDRLRVAADGTLRPCLATNDGVAAGAEAARGDLAGVRARLAEAWTAKPDGVTFRGCTEPSARDVSIRSIGG, translated from the coding sequence GTGCGCGCGCTTCCTGTCTTCGACGCGCCCCCGAACCGGCGCGCCGAGCCTCGCTCCGTCCGGCTCTCGCTCACCGACCGCTGCGATCTCGCGTGCGTTTACTGCCGCCCGAACAAGCGCGATGGCTACTCCGAAGAGACGCTTGACCTCGCCGCGTTCACCGCGCTCCTCCAGGGGCTCTACGCGGGTGGTGTTCGGCGCGTCCGCCTCACGGGCGGTGAACCGCTGCTCTCCCCCATCGTCGTCGACGCGGTGCGGGCACTCCACGAGGTCGGGTTCGACGACGTCGCCCTCACCACGAACGGCACACGCCTCGCCAAGCTCGCCGCGCCCCTCCACGCGGCGGGGCTCATGCGCGTCAACGTCTCGCTCGACACGCTCGATCCCGAGCGGTTCGCCCGCCTCACGCGCGGAGGGCGCCTCTCGACGGTCCTCGCCGGCATCGAGGCCATGGCCGCGCTCCCGTTCGCCGAGACGAAGCTCAACGTCGTCGTGGTGCGCGGAGAGAACGAGGACGAGCTCGAGGCGCTCGCGCGCTTCGCGTGGGACCGGGGAATGACGCCGAGGTTCCTCGAGATCATGGGAGTCGGAGAGGGAGCGCGGATACCCCACAAGCTCGTTCCCTATGCGGAGCAACGCGCGAGGCTCTCGGGCCTGCTCGAGGCCGACCACGGAGCGAAGGACGTCGACCGCGGGCCCGCGAGGTACGTGCGCGCGCGCCCCGAGCATGGCCCGCGCCGCATCGGTTTCATCACGGGTACGACGGACACCTACTGCGACGGGTGCGACCGTCTGCGCGTCGCAGCCGACGGCACCCTCCGCCCGTGCCTCGCGACGAACGACGGAGTCGCGGCAGGCGCCGAGGCAGCACGAGGCGACCTCGCCGGGGTACGCGCACGCCTCGCCGAAGCTTGGACCGCCAAGCCCGACGGGGTGACGTTCCGCGGGTGCACGGAGCCCTCGGCGCGGGATGTGTCGATCCGGAGCATCGGCGGATAG
- the moaD gene encoding molybdopterin converting factor subunit 1, producing MSVLFFAVTRDLAGAPEATLDLSGEAPTVADLVDVLERTYAELRGRMSAVRIAKNERFARLDERLHEGDVIALVPPVSGG from the coding sequence GTGTCCGTCCTGTTCTTCGCGGTCACGAGAGACCTCGCCGGGGCGCCCGAGGCGACGCTCGACCTCTCGGGTGAGGCGCCTACGGTCGCGGATCTCGTCGACGTGCTCGAGCGCACCTACGCCGAGCTGCGCGGGCGGATGTCGGCGGTTCGCATCGCGAAGAACGAACGATTCGCGAGGCTCGACGAGCGCCTCCACGAGGGCGACGTGATCGCGCTCGTCCCGCCGGTCTCGGGTGGCTGA